A stretch of bacterium DNA encodes these proteins:
- a CDS encoding argininosuccinate lyase, with protein ARRDVDGGPGPRAMDAMLRSARASLAASRAETQAARGRAAEARARREQAVADTLEDTRRQ; from the coding sequence GGCCCGGCGCGACGTCGACGGCGGGCCGGGACCCCGTGCCATGGACGCGATGCTGCGCTCGGCCCGCGCGTCGCTCGCGGCCAGCCGGGCGGAGACCCAGGCGGCGCGCGGACGCGCCGCCGAGGCGAGGGCGCGGCGCGAACAGGCCGTCGCCGACACGCTCGAGGATACTAGGCGGCAGTGA
- a CDS encoding extracellular solute-binding protein, whose translation MHRIVTRTWLALVVAVALGGAAAAQSQPAVTITYWQYYYESKVKTLDALIPQFERQNPGIHVVQQTFPYDSYNQKVASAVPAGQGPDVVNLYYGWLPLYVDSGYLQPLPADAFPTAQIERDFAPMVKAAQFDGKFWALPTAVRTLAIFYNRDLFQRAGITRAPATWEEFTADAQRLTERDSRGRITTEGFGIAPNGQDHSLLREVLFRQWGASPYSADGRRVTYNTAAGAAALRWYTDLVTKEKVGAVDFFPGSNGYRDAFLAGRAGMIIDGSFAIGTVRSGAKFNWGVALLPRRTAGGTPGNFGSFWVHGLTRRAIGPRRAAAVAFLKFITSSEVQRTWLQQVGEIPAAKALAADPKLAQDPVYGPFIASLPFAHATFFVDETAQRTVLVDAVNEVVLNHMDPKAALDAAAGKEQKILDAFWAKQAKHP comes from the coding sequence ATGCACAGGATCGTAACGAGAACCTGGCTCGCGCTCGTCGTGGCGGTCGCGTTGGGTGGGGCGGCCGCGGCGCAAAGTCAGCCCGCCGTCACCATCACCTACTGGCAGTACTATTACGAGAGCAAGGTCAAGACCTTGGACGCCCTGATCCCGCAGTTTGAGCGCCAGAACCCCGGCATCCACGTCGTGCAGCAGACGTTCCCCTACGATTCCTACAATCAAAAGGTCGCGAGCGCGGTCCCCGCCGGCCAGGGTCCGGACGTCGTGAACTTGTACTACGGCTGGCTGCCGTTGTACGTGGACAGCGGCTACCTCCAGCCGCTACCGGCCGATGCCTTTCCTACGGCCCAGATCGAGCGCGACTTCGCGCCCATGGTCAAGGCGGCCCAGTTTGACGGGAAGTTCTGGGCGCTGCCCACGGCGGTCCGGACGCTCGCGATATTTTACAACCGCGATCTGTTCCAGCGCGCCGGGATCACGCGGGCACCGGCGACGTGGGAGGAGTTCACGGCCGACGCGCAGCGCCTGACCGAGCGCGATTCCCGCGGACGCATCACGACCGAGGGATTCGGCATCGCGCCGAACGGCCAGGATCACAGCCTGCTGCGCGAGGTGCTGTTCCGCCAGTGGGGCGCATCACCGTACAGCGCGGACGGCCGGCGGGTGACGTACAACACCGCGGCGGGGGCCGCGGCGCTGCGGTGGTACACGGACCTCGTCACAAAGGAGAAGGTGGGCGCGGTCGACTTCTTCCCGGGGAGCAACGGCTACCGCGACGCGTTCCTGGCCGGCCGGGCCGGCATGATCATCGACGGGTCGTTTGCGATCGGCACGGTCCGGTCGGGGGCGAAGTTCAATTGGGGTGTGGCGCTGCTGCCGCGGCGGACCGCCGGCGGCACCCCCGGCAATTTCGGATCGTTCTGGGTGCACGGCCTGACGCGCAGGGCCATCGGCCCGCGCCGGGCGGCCGCGGTGGCGTTCCTCAAGTTCATCACCTCGTCCGAAGTCCAGCGGACCTGGCTGCAGCAGGTCGGTGAGATCCCCGCCGCCAAGGCGCTCGCCGCCGACCCGAAACTGGCGCAGGATCCGGTGTACGGCCCGTTCATCGCCAGCCTGCCCTTCGCGCACGCCACGTTCTTCGTCGACGAAACCGCGCAGCGCACCGTCCTCGTCGACGCGGTGAACGAAGTCGTGCTCAACCACATGGATCCGAAGGCGGCGTTGGACGCGGCGGCGGGCAAAGAGCAAAAGATCCTGGACGCGTTCTGGGCGAAGCAGGCGAAACACCCGTAG
- a CDS encoding sugar ABC transporter permease gives MFLAVPMVFFLAIRIAPAATALNISLHHWNIVSTERPFVGDANFREIWADPLFGKAIWNTVRYAAVGVPAQLVLGLAAALLIRRIVRFRAFFRALYFVPFVTPVVAAAWVWQWMYSPQFGPLGHLLDAVGLAVPDLLRTPSLALYAVAAMVVWEYLGFQVVLFLAGLEAIPRTYYEAAAVDGAGGWRLFRSITVPLLNPTLVFSAVYGTIVYLQLFTQVLNMTFNDPGGPLGSTETVVLYVYTLGFQRFQMGQAAAATVVLFGVIMAISIVQLTVLTRPVEY, from the coding sequence GTGTTCTTGGCCGTGCCGATGGTGTTCTTTCTCGCGATCCGGATCGCGCCGGCCGCGACCGCGCTCAACATCAGCCTGCATCACTGGAACATCGTCTCGACCGAGCGGCCGTTTGTCGGCGACGCCAACTTCCGGGAGATCTGGGCCGACCCGCTGTTTGGGAAGGCGATCTGGAACACCGTGCGCTACGCGGCGGTCGGGGTCCCCGCGCAGCTCGTGCTGGGGCTCGCGGCCGCGCTGCTGATCCGCCGGATCGTGCGGTTCCGCGCCTTCTTCCGGGCGCTGTACTTCGTCCCCTTCGTCACGCCGGTCGTGGCGGCCGCGTGGGTGTGGCAGTGGATGTACTCTCCGCAGTTCGGACCGCTCGGACATCTCCTCGACGCCGTGGGGCTCGCGGTGCCGGACCTGCTGCGCACGCCGTCCCTCGCGCTCTACGCGGTGGCGGCGATGGTGGTCTGGGAGTACCTCGGGTTTCAGGTCGTGCTCTTCCTCGCCGGCCTCGAGGCGATCCCGCGCACCTATTACGAAGCCGCGGCCGTCGACGGGGCCGGCGGCTGGCGGCTCTTCCGGAGCATCACCGTGCCCCTCCTCAACCCGACGCTCGTCTTTTCGGCGGTGTACGGAACCATCGTCTACCTGCAGCTCTTCACACAGGTGCTGAACATGACGTTCAACGACCCGGGCGGACCGCTCGGGAGCACCGAGACCGTCGTGCTCTACGTGTACACGCTCGGCTTCCAGCGGTTTCAGATGGGACAGGCCGCGGCCGCGACCGTCGTGCTGTTCGGAGTCATCATGGCCATCTCCATCGTGCAGCTCACGGTCCTCACGCGGCCGGTGGAATACTGA